The following nucleotide sequence is from Acidobacteriota bacterium.
GTCACCGGCCATGGCCGGGTAACGCACCCCGGCCGCCGTTGAGCACCCACGCGGGAATCTCATCGCCCCACCGAAACCGGGCCAGCCAGTCCGCCGCGCCACCCGTTCCCACTGGCCTTCCTCGTCGGCAGACGCGCCGGCTCGCCGGTCTCCGACCGCCACCGGCAAAACGCACGGGCGTCCAACCAGCTCACGCCGGTGACGGGCAGGTCCGCCGGCGATCTTGCCCGGCCACTCGCGTGGCGCCTCGTGACCGGTGGCCCCTCCAGAAACGCCGCGTACTCCGCCTGCGTGACCGGATACACCGCGCACTCAAACGTCCACGCTCACCTCATGCACCGGCCGCTCATCGTCTTGCCCGGCGTCGCTGCCGCGGGGAATCGCCCGGCAGGGATCGGCACAAA
It contains:
- a CDS encoding SUMF1/EgtB/PvdO family nonheme iron enzyme, whose product is MYPVTQAEYAAFLEGPPVTRRHASGRARSPADLPVTGVSWLDARAFCRWRSETGEPARLPTRKASGNGWRGGLAGPVSVGR